TTGCGCTGTGAACTCGCCATGCCGGACGTGAGCCCCGAGCGCGTGTACCCGGGATGCGCGGCGACGCTGAGCACCGGTTCGCCCGCCGCGCGCAGCCGCCGGTCCAGCTCCAGCGCGAACACCTGGTTGGCCAGCTTCGACTGCCCGTAGGCCGGGTACGACAGGTAGCCCCGGGTCTCGAAGTTCGGATCGGCCAGATCGATCCGGCCGATTGCGGCGACCACGCTCGACACCGTCACCACCCGCGAGACACCCTCGGCGGCGCGCAACGCGGGCATCAGCAGCCAGGTCAGTGCGGCGTGCCCGACGTGGTTGGTCCCGAATTGCGTTTCAAGTCCGTCAACGGTGTGGCCCTTGGGCGGGGCCATCAAGCCGGCGTTGTTCAGCAGGACGTCGACCGAATCACCGGTGGTCTTGCGGATCTCCGCGGCGGCTTCACGCACCGAGGCCAGTGAGGCGAGGTCCAGCCGGACCAGCTCCGGCGCCGGGCCGGTGGCGACCTCGGCCACCTCGTCGAGCGCGCGCTGACCGCGTTCCGGCGACCGGCAGGCGAGCAGCACCCGCGCGCCCTTCTCCGCGAGCACCACCGCACTGCGCAGGCCGAGCCCGGAGTTGGCGCCGGTGATCACCACCGTGCGGCCGTCCTGCGCCGGGATGTCCGCCTCTGTCCACTTGGTCGAAGGCATGGCCCGAGACTATGCGCTCGGCGTGAGCAGGCGCCGCACCACACAGCCCGCGCGTGCCTTCGCCGGGCCGCCGAGCAGCAGGCTTTCCAGTGCGAGGCCGACCTTCGTCACCTGTTCGGCGGAGTCACCGGCCTCGGACAGCCCAGCCGCGTGGGCGAGCATCCGCAGCTCGGCCTCACGCACCGGGGCCGCTTCCGGGAACCGGCCGAGGTGGGCGTCGAGCACCGCGCGCAGGGTCGGCTGCGCCTCGGCGGCGGCCCGCCAGGCGCGGGTGACCGCGTCCAGCTCGTCCCCGTCGGTTTCGCACAGCTGGACCCGCAGGTGGCCGCCGAGGATCAGCGACCACTTGTACTGCAGGGCGAGCACCAGCTCGCGGTCGGAAGCGAACACCCCCGTGCGGGGCAGCGGCCCGGCGGGATCGCGTTTCGCCTGGCGCAGTGCGGCTTCGATGGCGTCGCGTCGGCGGTAGTAGTCGTGCCAGCTCATGGTTGGAGCCCCCTTGCCGTGAGCGGGGCCATACCGCAGGTTTGCGGCATACTCCCGGTACGGTCCTGACTGCCGGTACCGTACCACGGGTATGTTCCGTCGGATGTGTCGTAAGGTTGTGGCCGTGCTGACAAAGTGGTCGCTATGAGGTCCCGCCGGCTCGACTACTCGGAGTCGACCCGATCGGCACTGGTCACCAGCGCGGTGGAACTGTTCACCGAACGCGGTTACGCCGGCACCTCGCTCGACGAGATCGCCCGCCGCGCCCGGGTCACAAAAGGCGCGCTGTACCACCATTTCACCGGAAAGCAGGCATTGTTCGAAGCCGCTTTCGACGCGGTGGAAAACGAAGTGATCGACCGGCTGCGCCAGATCCGCAGTGGCCCCGAGCCGCCGTGGGACCGGGCGATCGACTGCCTGCGCACCTTTCTCAAGTGCTGCCTCGAACCGTCGTACCAGCGCGTGGTGGTGCACGAGGCGCCGGTGGTGATGGGCTGGGAGCGCTGGCGCCAGGCCGAGGAGCACTTCAGCTTCGGCCTGCTCCGCGACTGCATCGAGGAGCTGGTCGCCGCCGGTGAACTGGAGCAGGTGCCGGTGGACACCACCTCGAGGCTGCTGTTCGGCGCGTTGTCCTCGGCGGCCACGGTGATCGCCGGATCGGCGGATCCGGCCCAGGTCAGCGCCGAGGTGGAGGCCGTGGTGATCACCCTGCTGAGCCGGATCAGGGTGACCCCGGAGCACGCGTAGATTCGGTACCCGTGGAACTAAGGATCTTCACCGAGCCCCAGCAGGGGGCCAGCTACGACGACCAGCTGCGTGTCGCGAAGGCCGCCGAGGACCTCGGCTACGACGCGTTCTTCCGCTCCGACCACATCCTGAGGATGGGCTCGGCCACCGGGCTGCCGGGGCCCACCGACGCCTGGGTCACCCTCGGCGCGCTCGCCCGCGAGACCCGGCGCATCCGGCTCGGCACGCTGGTCACCGCCGCCACCTTCCGGCATCCGTCGATGCTGGCGATCGCGGTGGCGCAGGTGGACCAGATGTCCGGCGGTCGCGTCGAGTTCGGCCTCGGCTCCGGCTGGTACGACGCCGAGCACACCGCGTACGGCATCCCGATGCCCGCCATCAAGGAACGCTTCGACCTCTACAGCGAGCAGCTCGCCGTGCTCACCGGATTGTGGGAAACCCCGGAGGGGGAGACCTTCACCTTCGACGGGGAGCACTACCAGCTCAGCGAGGCGCCCGGCCTGCCGAAGCCGGCCCAGCGCCCGCGCCCGCCGGTGATCATCGGCGGCGGGGGCAAGAAGCGCACCCCGCAGCTCGCCGCGCGCTACGCCGACGAGTTCAACCTGCCCTTCACCGACGCCGACACCGCGCTCGCGCAGTTCCGGCGGGTGGAGGCGGCCGCCGCGGAGATCGGCCGCGACCCCAAGGAGATCGTGCGCTCGGCGGCCCAGGTGGTGGCGATCGGCCGCGACGAGGCCGAGTTCACCAAGCGGGCCGCAGCGATCGGGCGGGAGCCCGCCGAGGTCCGGCAGAACGGCATCGCCGGTACCACCGCCGAAGCCGTGGACAAGATCGGCACCTGGGCGGAGAAGACCGGGGTCACCCGGCTCTACCTGCAGGTGCTCGACCTGTCCGACCTGGACCACCTGGAGCTGATCAGCGCAGAGGTGGCGCGCCAGCTCGGCTGATCAGGAGTTCTGCAGCACGAAGGTGACACCGTCGGCGCTGGGGGTGGCCGGACGCGGCAGCCAGCGGTCCTCGCGGACCGGGAGGCCGCCCTCCAGCGCCGCCAGCACCGCGTCGCGCGCGGAGGCCAGCGCCTCGGTGACGGTCACCTCGTGGCCCACCTCGAACGACAGCGAGGTGACCCCGGCGTCGCGGATGCCGCACGGCACGATCTTGTCGAACGCGCTCAGGTCGGGATTGCAGTTCAGCTCGAAGCCGTGCATGGTCACCCCGCGCTGCACGCGGATGCCGATCGCGGCGATCTTGCGCTCGGGGCCGCGGTCGTCGGCCGGGATCCACACCCCGCTGCGGCCCTCGACCCGGCCGGCGTGCACGCCGAAGCCCTCGCACACCGCGATCAGGCCCTCTTCCAGGCGCCGCACGTACTGCACCACGTCGATCGGGTCGGCCAGCTTCACGATCGGGTAGCCGACCAGCTGCCCCGGCCCGTGCCAGGTGATCTTCCCGCCGCGGTCCACGTCGATCACCGGGGTGCCGTCGACCGGCCGATCACCCGGTTCGGTGCGCTTGCCCGCGGTGTACACCGACGGGTGCTCCAGCAGGAACATGGTGTCGGGCCCCTCGCCGTCGGCGCGGGCCGTCGCGGTCGTGCGTTGCAGTTCCCACGCTTCGAGGTAGTCGATCGTGCCGAGCAGGCGGACGTCGACGGCTTCGCGGGTGGCGCGGCAGGAGGAGGTCGTCACGCCCGCCACGCTACGCCGCCGGACCCCGATCCGATAAGACGGGCAGCAGGCGCAGTGCCACCGCTGAGACCAGGCCCACACCGCCGACGGCGAGCACCGCGCCGAGGGTGTCGGTGAGCCAGTGCACGGTGAGCACCACCCGGCAGGCCGCGGCCACCACGGTCGCGGCCAGCGCCCAGACCGTCATCCGGCGCACCAGCCGGGGCGCCAGCCAGGCGCACAGCAGCACCGCGGCGAACCCGGTGCTGGCCACGGACACCACGTGCCCGCTCGGATAGCTCAGGTCGGCGTACTCGCGCGGGCGGTCGCGCTCGAACAGCGGCTTGAACACGAAGCTGGTCAGCCGGCACAGCACCAGCACCGCGGTCACCCGCACCAGCACGCTGCCGGTGGCGCGATCGCCGCGCCGGTAGTTCAGCACGGCGGCGAAGACCAGGCCGAGCCCGAGCGCCACCGGCAGCACCGGGCCGAACACGTGGCTCAGCGCCCCGGCCACCACGCCCGGCGCGTCCAGCCATTCGCCGTGCAATGCCCACAGCAGCGCCAGGTCCAGTCCCCACGGCCGATCGCGGACGGCCAGGCCCAGCACGGTGAACGCGAGCAGCAGGACCCCGCCGAACAGGCCCCACCGGACGCTGAGCGCGCGTCTCAATCCGGCGGTCATCGGGAAACGGCCGCGGCGAGCGCTTCGCCGACGGTCTTGTGCTCGAACTCGAACCCGGCGTCCTCCAGTGCCCGCGGCACGGCCCGCTGGCTCGCCAGCGCCATTTCTTCGGCGGCCTGGCCGATCGCCAGCTTCATCGCCGGCGCCGGGACCCACCACGGGGCGGGGCGATTGAGCACGCGGCCGAACTCACGGGTGAATTCGGCGTTGGTCACCGGCAGCGGTCCGCAGACGTTCACCGCGCCGGAGAGGTTCTCGTTGGCCAGTGCGAACAACACCGCGGAAATGTGGTCCGCTTCGGAGATCCACGGCATGTACTGCGAGCCGTCGCCGAGTTTTCCGCCCAGTGCCAAGGAGAACAGCGGCTTGAGCGGACCGAGCAGACCGCCTTCGCCGGAGAGCACCAGCCCGGTGCGCAACCGCACCACGCGGGCGCCGCCCGCCGCCTCCGCGGCGTTTTCCCAAGCGGCGCAGAGGTCCGCGAGGAAGCCCTCGCCGTTCGGCGCGGATTCGTCCAGCAGCGCGGCACCGGCGTCACCGTAGTAACCGACGGCGGAAGCGTTGAGCAGCACGGGAATCCCGTGCTCGGCGACCGCTTCGGCGAGCACCTCGGTCGGCTCGACGCGGCTGTCGAGAATGACCTGCTTGCGCGCGGCGCTCCAGCGGGCGGGCAGCAGCGGTGCCCCGCACAGGTTGACCACCGCGTCGGTGCCGTCGAACGCGCCGTCCCCGACCCGGCCGGCCGGCGGGTCCCAGCTGTACTCGTCGCCCTTGCGGGTCTCGCGGCGGACGAGCCGGACGACCTCGTGGCCGTCGGCGCGCAGCCGGGCGGTCAGTGCGTTGCCGAGCAGGCCGCTGGACCCGGCGATGAGAACTCGCATGCCGTCGATCCTGCCACCACTCAGCGCAACTGGCCCGCGATGTCGGCCGCCGCCGCGAGCAGGACCAGTGCCGGGATCGCCGCGCGCGGGTTGAGGCGGTAGCTGCCCCGCTTGTCCTGCTCGACGATGCCGGCGCCGGTCAGTGCCTTGAGGTGGTGGTAGAACTGCCCGGCCGAGCCCAGTTCGGCGGCTTCCTGCAGTGCCGCGCCCGGTTGCGAGCCGTGCTCGGCGAGGTGCCGGACGATCGCCGAGCGAGCGGGGTGCGCGAGCGCCGACAGCACCTCGATGCGCGGCTGGTCCGCCAGCGCCAGCACCCGCGAGGACGGCAGGGCGACCTGCCACTGCAGCTCACCCGGCCGGGTCAGCCGACCGGCGTAGGTGATCAGCCCGCCGTCGTCCTCGGGCGGGGGTTCCGGCTCATCGCGGTGCTCCAGTGCGGCCACCCGGCGTTCCAGCTCGGCGACCCGCTCGCTCAGCTCGGCGCTCATCACACCAGCATGCCGGTCAGCCGCCGAGCGCTCGTGCCAGCCCGTCGAACCCGGCCGGGGTGCTCAACGCGGCCAGCCCGGCTTCGAGGAAACCGCCGGGTGCGGCCGCCTGTTCGTCGCTGATCCCGGTCAGCAGCAGAGCCAGCGAGCCGATGCGGCCGTCGCGCCAGCGCACGCTCATGCCCGTGGTCAGGGTCTTCGGCAGGCTGCCGCCCTTGAAGCCGACCGCCACGGCTCCGTCTGGCACCTTGCTCGCGAACGCCACTTCCAGGTGGTCACGGGCGATCCCACCCGTGTGAGCGACTGCGCGGTGCATGCTCGCCAGCTGCTCCGCCGTGCCGCGTCCGGTGCCCCGCGTCCACGGCCACTGAGCGTCGCTCGTGGCGGGCGTGGACGGGATTCGGTGCGCCACTTCGGTGCGGAACGCCTCGCTGTGGATGAACTTCGCGGCGAGCCGGTCGCCGATCGCGCGGCGCTGCGCGGGAGTGCGCCCGGCCAGCTCCGGCAGGATCAGCTGGAGCGTTTCTCCTTGCAGCGACCGGATGTCCGGCCGCCACCAGCCGCCGGCCGCGCCCGCCCGGTGCAACGCGCCGTCGCCGAGGCGGTGGCGCAGGTAGTCAGGGGCGGCGTTGTCGCTGTACAGGATCATCGAGCGGACCAGGTCGTCCAGCGCCACCCGTTGCTCGGGGTCGTGCGCGATGCCGAATTCGTCACACGGGACGCCGAGCGCGAGCAGCGACTGCCGGTGCGCGCCGCCGTCGGACACCCACGGGTGCCGGATGTCCCAGTCGCCGACCCGGATCCGCTCGGCCGGGTCGAGCCTGCCTTCGGCCACCGCCTGCCCGTACGCGGCCGCGTGCACCACCTTCACCGTCGAGGCCAGCACCATCGGCACGTCGGCGCGGTGCCGGATCCGGCGCCCGGTGCCGTCGTCCACCGCGGCACCGACGTTGCCGCGGTGCGCGGCCAGCCAGTCCAGCCATTCGCCGGCCGGGGTGGCCGCGCGCGCCCGGGGTGGTGGCAGCAACGCCACGGACCCGGCGACGGCAACCGACGCGAGCAACTTCCGGCGGTTCAACATCGGACCCTCCCTCTAGAATTCCGTAATTCTAGAATATTGGAGAAGTCGACTCTGTCAACCGGCCCCGGACAGCAGAACGGGGCACCACCGCGCAGGTGGTGCCCCGTTTCGAGCCGGGTGCTTACAGCCCCAGTTCGTCCTCGAAGTTGCCTTCCTCGAGGCGCTGCTTGATCGTGGTGACGAACCGGCCCGCGTCCGCGCCGTCGATCAGGCGGTGGTCGTAGGTCAGCGGCAGGAACGCCATCGACCGCACGGCGATGGTGTCGTTGCCGTCGCTGTCGCTGATCACCACCGGCCGCTTCACCACCGCGCCGGTGCCGAGCATGCCCGACTGCGGCTGCACGATGATCGGCGTGTCGAACAGCGCGCCGTTGCTGCCGATGTTGGTCACCGTGAAGGTGCCACCGGTCAGCTCGTCCGGCTTGATCTTGTTGGTCCGCGCGCGGGCCGCCAGGTCGGCGATCTTGTGCGCGAGCCCGGCCAGGTTCAGCTCACCGGCGTCGTGGATGACCACCGACAGCAGGCCCTTTTCGGTGTCCACGGCGATCCCGAGGTGGACCGCACCGTGGTAGGTGATCTCCTTGGTCTCCTCGTTGTACGACGCGTTCACGTTCGGGTGCTGCTTGAGCGCCTCGACCGTGGCCTTGGCGAAGAACGGCAGGAAGGTGAGGTTGATGCCCTCGCGCTCCTTGAACGCCGCCTTCGCCCGCTGGCGCAGCCGGGCGATCTTGGTCACGTCGACCTCGTGGACCTGGGTCAGCTGCGCGGAGACCTGGAGCGATTCCTTGGTCTTGAGCGCGGTGATCTGCCGGATCCGGTTGGCCTTCTGCACGGTGCCGCGCAGCGCCGACTTGTCCTGACCGCCGGCGGCCGGGGCCGGGGCGGCGGGTGCCGGAGCCTGCGACTGAGCCGGGGCCGAAGGCGCGGCAGCGGCGGGCGCCGAGGCGGCCTGCTTCTGCTTCTCCTCGACCGCGGCCAGCACGTCCTGCTTGCGGATGCGGCCACCGACCCCGCTGCCGGTCAGCGACGCGAGGTCGATGCCGTTCTCCGAAGCCAGCTTGCGCACCAGCGGCGTGACGTACGGCGAGGAAGCGCCGTTGGTGTCGGCCGCGGGCTTGCTCGGAGCGGACTGCTGCTGGGGAGCCGCCTGCTTCGGGGCTTCCTGCTTCGGCGCCTCGTGCCGGGGCGCCGACTGCTGGGGCGCCTGCTGCTGCGGTGCCGACTGCTGGGGCGCCGACTGCTGCGGGACCGGCTCGGTCTTGGGCTCTTCCTTCGGCTGCGGCGCGGCCTCGGCCTTGGGGGCCGACTGCTGCTGCGGAGCGGCACCCGCGTCGCCGACCACGGCCAGCTGACCGCCGACCTCGACGGTCTCGTCCTCACCGACGCTGATCTCCAGCACGGTGCCCGCCACCGGCGACGGCACCTCGGTGTCCACCTTGTCGGTGGAGATCTCGAGCAGCGGCTCGTCCACCTCGACGGTGTCGCCGACCTGCTTGAGCCAGCGGGTGACGGTGCCCTCGGTGACGCTCTCGCCCAGCTCGGGCAGGGTCACCGGGGTGCCCTGCGCGGAACCGGATGGGGCGGGCTGCGCCGCCGGGGCCTCCTCGCGCCGCGGCTCGGGCTCCGGCTCGGGTTCGGGCTGCGACTCCTGGGCCGGAGCCTGTTCCTGTGCGGGGGCCGACTGCTCGGCGGGCGCGGACTCGCCGCCGCCGGAGCCGTCGTCGATCACCGCGAGCTCGCCGCCGACCTCGACGGTCTCGTCCTCGGCGGCCACGATGCGCTGCACGGTGCCCGCCACCGGGGAGGGCACCTCGGTGTCCACCTTGTCGGTGGAGATCTCGAGCAATGGCTCGTCGACCTCGACCCGGTCACCCTCCTGCTTGAGCCACCGGGTGACGGTGCCCTCCGTGACGCTCTCCCCGAGCTCCGGCAATGTGACGGAGTAGGCCATTTTCTGCTGACTCCCTTGATGAAATGGTTCTGGTGCGGTCTTTGGGTTGGTACGCGGTCGTCAGCTGTGCACGTGCAGTGGCTTGCCTGCCAGGGCCAGGTGCGCTTCGCCGAGTGCCTCGGACTGGGTGGGGTGGGCGTGGATGAGCGGGGCGATGTCCTCCGGGAAGGCCTCCCAGTTGTAGATCAGCTGCGCTTCGCCGATCAGCTCGCCGACGCGGTCGCCGACCAGGTGCAGGCCGACCACCGGGCCGTCCGGCGCCTTGATCAGCTTCACCGCGCCGGAGGTCTTCAGGATCTGGCTCTTGCCGTTGCCGCCGAGGTCGTAGGTGAAGGTGACCACGTCGGCACCGTAGCGCTCCTTGGCCTGTGCCTCGGTGAGGCCGACCGAGGCGACCTCGGGGTGCGAGTAGGTCACCCGCGGGATACCCGCCTCGTCCACCGGGCGCGGGTCCAGTCCGGCGACCTCCTCGGCGACGAAGATGCCCTGCTGGAAACCGCGGTGCGCGAGCTGCAGGCCCGGCACGATGTCGCCGACCGCGTAGACGTTCGGCAGGTTGGTGCGCAGGCGCTCGTCGGTGAGCACGAACCCGCGCTCCATGCCGACCCCGGCCTCCTCGTAGCCGTGCCCGGCCGAGTTGGGCCCGCGGCCGACCGCGACCAGCAGCAGGTCGGCGTCGATGGTCTCGCCGGACTCCAGCGACACGCTCACGCCGTTGTCGTCCTGCTTGGCGCCGGTGAACTTGACCCCGGTCTTGAAGGCGATCTTGCGACGGCGGAAGGCGCGCTCGAGCTGCTTGGAGGCGAACTCGTCCTCGTTCGGGACCAGTCGCGGCAGCGCCTCGACGATGGTCACCTCGGTGCCGAAGGAGGCCCACACGCTGGCGAACTCCACCCCGATCACCCCGCCGCCGAGCACCACGGCCTTCTCCGGGATGTAGTCCAGCGACAGCGCCTGCTCGCTGGCGATGATCCGCCCGCCCAGCTCCAGGCCCGGCAGCGTCTTGGAGTACGAGCCGGTGGCCAGGATGACGTTCTTGCCGGTGTACCGGGTGCCGTCCACCTCGACGCTGGTGCCGCCGACGAAGGTGCCGCTGCCCTCGACCAGGGTGACCTTGTGGGCCTTTGCCAGGCCCTGCAGGCCCTTGTACAGCCGGGAGACGATCGAATCCTTGTACTTGTTCACCCCGGCGATGTCGACGCCCTCCAGGGTGGCCTTCACGCCGAACTGCTCGCTCTCGCGGGCCGAGTCGGCGACCTCCGCCGCGTGCAGCAGGGCCTTGGTCGGGATGCACCCGCGGTGCAGGCAGGTCCCACCCAGCTTGTCCTTCTCGATCAGGATGACGGAAAGGCCGAGCTCGGCCGCGCGGAAGGCCGCGGCGTACCCGCCTGATCCGCCACCGAGGATCACCAGGTCAGCGGAGGTGTCGGTCACGTTGAATACTCCTAGCAAGAGCTCGGCGATGATGCTCGTCCGCCCGCGCGCGAGTACTTCGCGCGCGCGGAACACACCTCATCTTGTCACCTCGTCCGGCACGCTTGCGACCTAGCCGGGTGTGTGCCGACACACCTGCTGGACCAGGGCGATAATGGACGTGTCAGCGGCTTCGAGAGAGGGTGGTCGGTGTGGGTCTGTTCGACTCGCTGCGCAGACGGGGCAAGGGCGGCTCGAAAGGTGGTGGCAAGCCCGGCACGCTGCGGAAATCCACTCCGGACGACACCCGTCACCTGGACGAGTGGGCGGCTCGGCGGAACGGGGTCGAGGCCTATGTGGAACCGCGGACCACGGTCACCGAGACCACCGTGGTGCTGATCGCGCACGACGGGGAGTGGACCCGGCGGCGCATCGGCAGCCTGGAAGCCGCGCAGCAGTTCGGCAAGAAGCGCTCGATCCCGGTCTACGAGGTGTCGAAGGTCGGCTACCCCAAGCGCATGCGCGAGTACACCGAGCGGCAGAAGCGCAGGCCGAACGCCGGTTAGGACTCCAGCAGCCGCAGGTGCTCTTCCATCAGCTCGCGGAAGGTGCGGTAGGTGCTGGTGCCGAGCAGCGGATCGGTCTGCACGACCACCCAGCCCGAGGACACGGGTGAGAGAAGGATCATGCTCTCGCCCCGCTCGCTGATCGGGACCACGCCGCCGTGCGCGGTCAGTTCGGCCGCGGCGAGCAGGCGCGGGAAGGCGACGTCGGCGGGCAGTCCGTCGGTGGTGCGCAGGAAATCCCGGTAGTCGGGCGGTAATTCCCGGCCGAGGCGGGCTTCCGCGGCGGTGATGTCCCTTGTGGACGCCGGGGCGCGGCCGGTCGCCTCGCGCAGTTCGAGGATGCGCTCGACCAGCGCGGGCCAGTCCAGCGAAGCGGTGTCCGCCGGGTACCGCGTGCGCAGGGCGGCGATCAGTTCGGCGGCCAGCGCGGTGGCGTGCTCCTCGCCGAGGCCGAGCGGGTCGGCTCCGGCCACCAGCAGCGGCGCGAGATGGCGGCAGGCCAGTGCGGCGGGCATCGACGGTCGCAGCGCGGCCCAGTCCGCCAGTGCCGCGCCCGCGGCGTCGTGGTCGCCGTCGCGGGCGAGGTCCTCGGCACGCAACAGCGTCGTTCTGGTCGGGTCGGGGTCGCCCTGTTCCAGGTGCTCGGCCAGGCCGGAGACGAGGCGCCCGGGCAGGGAGTCGCCGAGATCGCCCAGCAGGCCGGTCGGCAGCGACGACATCGGCCGGCTGAGGTAGGCGCGGTGCGCGGCCTCTTCGGCGTCGAGATCGAGGGGGAGCAGCGCGTCGGCCCAGGACGGCCGTTCGCCACGGGCTTCGAACAGCATCGCCCACGCGCGGGCGTGCACGGGAGTGGCCACCAGCGCGGTCGCCGGGCGCTCGGTGGCCGACAGCCAGGTGCGCACCAGCCGATCGGCCTCGCCGGGGAACCCGCTGCCTGCCAGCAGCAGCGCGGTGTCCCCGACGGTGCGGTCCACCTGCGGCTCACCGGCCGTGAGCACCGCGCTCACGGCCGGTTCGAGCTGTTCGTGCAAAGGGCTCAGCCGCGTTCGGCGATGTCCGCCAGCACCGCGGCGATGGTGCGCACCGGCACGCCGGTGCCGCCCTTGGCGGTGTAGCCCCACGGGCCGCCGGTGTTGAACGACGGGCCGGCGATGTCGATGTGGGCCCACGGCAGGTCCTCGGTGACGAACTCGCGCAGGAAGATCCCGGCCGCGAGCATGCCGCCCCAGCGGTGGCCGGTGACGTTGGCCAGGTCGGCCAGCCGCGAGTCGAGGTCGCCGCGCAGTTCCTCGGGCAGCGGCATGGCCCAGCCGCCCTCACCGGTGGCCCTGGCGATCTCGGCCACGCGGTCGCGGAACTCGTCCGAGCCCATGATCCCGGCGGTCCGGTTGCCGAGCGCCACCACCTGCGCGCCGGTCAGCGTGGAGGTCTCGATCAGGTAGTCCGGGTTCTCCTCACCGGCGCGCACGATCGCGTCGGCCAGCACCAGGCGGCCCTCGGCGTCGGTGTTGAGCACCTCGACGGTCTTGCCGCCGTACATGGTCAGCACGTCGCCGGGGCGGTAGGAGGTGCCCGACGGCAGGTTCTCCGCCAGCGGGATGTGCGCGACCACCTCGAGCGGGTACTTCAGCTTCGCGGCCAGCACCACCGACGCGAGCACGCCCGCCGCGCCGGACATGTCCGAGGTCATGTGGTCCATGTTCGCCGCGGGCTTGATCGAGATGCCGCCCGAGTCGAAGGTGATGCCCTTGCCGACCAGCGCGATCTTCTTCTTCGCCTTGGCGGGCGTGTAGGCGATGCGCAGCAGGCGCGGCTGGCGCGAGGAACCGCCGCCGACGCCGAGAATGCCGCCGAAGCCCTTGCGCTTGAGCGCCTTCTCGTCGAGCACCTCGATGTCCAGCTTGTTCGCGTCGGC
The genomic region above belongs to Amycolatopsis sp. YIM 10 and contains:
- a CDS encoding oxidoreductase; protein product: MPSTKWTEADIPAQDGRTVVITGANSGLGLRSAVVLAEKGARVLLACRSPERGQRALDEVAEVATGPAPELVRLDLASLASVREAAAEIRKTTGDSVDVLLNNAGLMAPPKGHTVDGLETQFGTNHVGHAALTWLLMPALRAAEGVSRVVTVSSVVAAIGRIDLADPNFETRGYLSYPAYGQSKLANQVFALELDRRLRAAGEPVLSVAAHPGYTRSGLTSGMASSQRNAALRAVFSAGGALSDRLMAQSTRMGTLPQLYAATAPEVEGGAYYGPDGFAGVRGFPTRVRPLGPARDEPLGAGLWQLTAEMTGITPDPA
- a CDS encoding helix-turn-helix transcriptional regulator, whose amino-acid sequence is MSAELSERVAELERRVAALEHRDEPEPPPEDDGGLITYAGRLTRPGELQWQVALPSSRVLALADQPRIEVLSALAHPARSAIVRHLAEHGSQPGAALQEAAELGSAGQFYHHLKALTGAGIVEQDKRGSYRLNPRAAIPALVLLAAAADIAGQLR
- a CDS encoding TIGR01777 family oxidoreductase, with the translated sequence MRVLIAGSSGLLGNALTARLRADGHEVVRLVRRETRKGDEYSWDPPAGRVGDGAFDGTDAVVNLCGAPLLPARWSAARKQVILDSRVEPTEVLAEAVAEHGIPVLLNASAVGYYGDAGAALLDESAPNGEGFLADLCAAWENAAEAAGGARVVRLRTGLVLSGEGGLLGPLKPLFSLALGGKLGDGSQYMPWISEADHISAVLFALANENLSGAVNVCGPLPVTNAEFTREFGRVLNRPAPWWVPAPAMKLAIGQAAEEMALASQRAVPRALEDAGFEFEHKTVGEALAAAVSR
- a CDS encoding TetR/AcrR family transcriptional regulator yields the protein MRSRRLDYSESTRSALVTSAVELFTERGYAGTSLDEIARRARVTKGALYHHFTGKQALFEAAFDAVENEVIDRLRQIRSGPEPPWDRAIDCLRTFLKCCLEPSYQRVVVHEAPVVMGWERWRQAEEHFSFGLLRDCIEELVAAGELEQVPVDTTSRLLFGALSSAATVIAGSADPAQVSAEVEAVVITLLSRIRVTPEHA
- a CDS encoding phosphatase PAP2 family protein, producing MTAGLRRALSVRWGLFGGVLLLAFTVLGLAVRDRPWGLDLALLWALHGEWLDAPGVVAGALSHVFGPVLPVALGLGLVFAAVLNYRRGDRATGSVLVRVTAVLVLCRLTSFVFKPLFERDRPREYADLSYPSGHVVSVASTGFAAVLLCAWLAPRLVRRMTVWALAATVVAAACRVVLTVHWLTDTLGAVLAVGGVGLVSAVALRLLPVLSDRGPAA
- a CDS encoding serine hydrolase, giving the protein MLNRRKLLASVAVAGSVALLPPPRARAATPAGEWLDWLAAHRGNVGAAVDDGTGRRIRHRADVPMVLASTVKVVHAAAYGQAVAEGRLDPAERIRVGDWDIRHPWVSDGGAHRQSLLALGVPCDEFGIAHDPEQRVALDDLVRSMILYSDNAAPDYLRHRLGDGALHRAGAAGGWWRPDIRSLQGETLQLILPELAGRTPAQRRAIGDRLAAKFIHSEAFRTEVAHRIPSTPATSDAQWPWTRGTGRGTAEQLASMHRAVAHTGGIARDHLEVAFASKVPDGAVAVGFKGGSLPKTLTTGMSVRWRDGRIGSLALLLTGISDEQAAAPGGFLEAGLAALSTPAGFDGLARALGG
- the sucB gene encoding 2-oxoglutarate dehydrogenase, E2 component, dihydrolipoamide succinyltransferase — protein: MAYSVTLPELGESVTEGTVTRWLKQEGDRVEVDEPLLEISTDKVDTEVPSPVAGTVQRIVAAEDETVEVGGELAVIDDGSGGGESAPAEQSAPAQEQAPAQESQPEPEPEPEPRREEAPAAQPAPSGSAQGTPVTLPELGESVTEGTVTRWLKQVGDTVEVDEPLLEISTDKVDTEVPSPVAGTVLEISVGEDETVEVGGQLAVVGDAGAAPQQQSAPKAEAAPQPKEEPKTEPVPQQSAPQQSAPQQQAPQQSAPRHEAPKQEAPKQAAPQQQSAPSKPAADTNGASSPYVTPLVRKLASENGIDLASLTGSGVGGRIRKQDVLAAVEEKQKQAASAPAAAAPSAPAQSQAPAPAAPAPAAGGQDKSALRGTVQKANRIRQITALKTKESLQVSAQLTQVHEVDVTKIARLRQRAKAAFKEREGINLTFLPFFAKATVEALKQHPNVNASYNEETKEITYHGAVHLGIAVDTEKGLLSVVIHDAGELNLAGLAHKIADLAARARTNKIKPDELTGGTFTVTNIGSNGALFDTPIIVQPQSGMLGTGAVVKRPVVISDSDGNDTIAVRSMAFLPLTYDHRLIDGADAGRFVTTIKQRLEEGNFEDELGL
- a CDS encoding LLM class F420-dependent oxidoreductase; the protein is MELRIFTEPQQGASYDDQLRVAKAAEDLGYDAFFRSDHILRMGSATGLPGPTDAWVTLGALARETRRIRLGTLVTAATFRHPSMLAIAVAQVDQMSGGRVEFGLGSGWYDAEHTAYGIPMPAIKERFDLYSEQLAVLTGLWETPEGETFTFDGEHYQLSEAPGLPKPAQRPRPPVIIGGGGKKRTPQLAARYADEFNLPFTDADTALAQFRRVEAAAAEIGRDPKEIVRSAAQVVAIGRDEAEFTKRAAAIGREPAEVRQNGIAGTTAEAVDKIGTWAEKTGVTRLYLQVLDLSDLDHLELISAEVARQLG
- the lipB gene encoding lipoyl(octanoyl) transferase LipB; the protein is MTTSSCRATREAVDVRLLGTIDYLEAWELQRTTATARADGEGPDTMFLLEHPSVYTAGKRTEPGDRPVDGTPVIDVDRGGKITWHGPGQLVGYPIVKLADPIDVVQYVRRLEEGLIAVCEGFGVHAGRVEGRSGVWIPADDRGPERKIAAIGIRVQRGVTMHGFELNCNPDLSAFDKIVPCGIRDAGVTSLSFEVGHEVTVTEALASARDAVLAALEGGLPVREDRWLPRPATPSADGVTFVLQNS